One Planctomycetia bacterium DNA segment encodes these proteins:
- a CDS encoding tyrosine-protein phosphatase has translation MNAAAHDDETSLLRLRNLRDLGGLPTRTSKLVVRPRCFFRSSSPSRFTPAEQRALASLRLRCVIDLRTTVEVGQSGSAPIALGAEVVHLPLFETARPNWLAPADQSPRATAIRYLEMLDDSRHALATVILRIACPESIPILISCSAGRDRTGIVVACLLDLLDVTEQAIATDYAHSDSFDPAGGRAHTATVSELLGLVRDRYDSVQSMLSSLGIKDGVIESFRRNLLVRQE, from the coding sequence TTGAACGCGGCAGCTCATGACGACGAGACATCGCTACTCCGCCTGCGAAACTTGCGCGACCTCGGCGGGCTGCCGACGCGCACCAGCAAGCTCGTTGTGCGGCCGAGATGTTTCTTTCGGAGCAGCTCACCGTCACGCTTTACACCGGCCGAGCAACGTGCTTTGGCCTCTCTTCGTTTGCGCTGCGTGATCGATTTACGAACTACCGTCGAAGTCGGTCAGTCCGGCAGCGCTCCCATTGCTCTCGGCGCTGAGGTCGTCCATCTTCCCCTCTTCGAGACCGCTCGACCAAATTGGCTCGCTCCCGCCGATCAAAGCCCTCGGGCCACGGCGATTCGTTACTTGGAAATGTTGGATGACAGTCGCCACGCGCTGGCGACCGTAATCCTCCGGATCGCTTGCCCGGAGAGCATCCCCATCCTCATTTCCTGCTCCGCGGGACGTGACCGGACCGGCATCGTCGTCGCGTGCCTTTTGGATCTTCTCGACGTGACCGAGCAAGCCATCGCGACCGACTATGCACACAGCGACTCGTTCGATCCAGCCGGCGGACGAGCCCATACAGCGACCGTCTCGGAATTGCTGGGCCTCGTACGCGATCGCTACGACTCCGTGCAAAGCATGCTCTCTTCTCTTGGAATTAAGGACGGCGTGATCGAATCATTTCGCCGAAATCTGCTGGTCCGCCAGGAGTAA
- a CDS encoding ParA family protein, with the protein MGRILCVANQKGGVGKTTTAVNLAVALAKTGARTLLVDLDPQCNATSGLGLRPTARHPLVSQESLADAVAKSATPNLDVLPGSRRFEDVEFLAGADAEQSATLVRRLESGLLNLYDFVLIDCPPSLGQLTRTALAGATEVLMPIQCEFFAMEGLTQMIEVIREVMQRNPRRLRFGGILLTMYDDQLDLTTEVDAEVRDFFGEIVYRTVIPRDVAVSEAPSHGLSVLDYAPRTRGARAYAELCLEVLERE; encoded by the coding sequence TTGGGTCGGATCTTGTGCGTCGCCAATCAGAAGGGTGGAGTCGGCAAGACTACGACGGCGGTCAATCTGGCCGTCGCCTTAGCCAAGACCGGCGCACGCACCTTGCTGGTCGACCTCGATCCGCAATGCAACGCCACCTCGGGCCTCGGCCTGCGCCCGACGGCCCGGCATCCGCTCGTGTCGCAAGAGTCGCTGGCCGATGCCGTGGCGAAGTCGGCGACGCCGAACCTCGACGTCTTGCCCGGCAGCCGGCGGTTCGAGGATGTCGAGTTTCTGGCCGGAGCCGATGCCGAGCAATCGGCCACGCTCGTGCGCCGGCTCGAAAGCGGCTTGCTCAATCTCTACGACTTCGTCTTGATCGATTGCCCGCCGTCGCTCGGGCAGCTCACGCGCACCGCACTCGCCGGCGCTACCGAAGTTTTGATGCCGATCCAGTGCGAGTTCTTCGCCATGGAAGGGCTCACGCAAATGATCGAAGTGATCCGCGAGGTGATGCAGCGCAATCCGCGCCGCCTCCGCTTCGGCGGAATCTTATTGACGATGTACGACGACCAGCTGGATCTCACGACGGAAGTCGACGCCGAAGTGCGCGACTTCTTCGGCGAGATCGTGTATCGAACCGTGATCCCGCGCGATGTCGCCGTGAGCGAAGCGCCGAGCCACGGACTTTCCGTTTTAGATTACGCCCCGCGCACCCGTGGCGCGCGGGCATACGCCGAACTTTGCCTGGAGGTATTGGAACGTGAGTAA
- a CDS encoding ParB/RepB/Spo0J family partition protein: MSTEAVAGGPGHSAAPSSPARTNASPSFERDSATFERSAAPVDGLLSLSIHDVEANPFQPRREFDEAEIESLAASIRSHGLIQPITVRRVGGRYQLIAGERRLRAAGRAGWTEVPARLIEADDRLAAELAIVENLQRKDLNPLEKAISFRQYIERYGCTQEELAGRLEINRSTVANFIRLLELPEEVQQAVRSERITYGHARALLPLGDEREQADFCRRIQTEGLSVRAVEDFVQDAIHAADADPSDQPLDDADGAADAAPKVVRVRATKSKQTAALEQQLRLALGCKVDVRQSGKGRGKIVVHFPNHAEFERLFQQLAGPFHQAQAG, from the coding sequence ATGAGTACCGAAGCGGTTGCCGGCGGGCCCGGACATTCCGCCGCGCCGAGTTCGCCCGCGCGCACGAATGCGAGCCCGAGCTTCGAGCGCGACTCCGCAACCTTCGAGCGCTCCGCCGCTCCGGTCGACGGCCTCCTCAGCCTTTCGATTCACGATGTCGAAGCCAATCCGTTTCAGCCGCGGCGCGAGTTCGATGAAGCCGAGATCGAGTCGTTGGCCGCGAGCATTCGCAGCCATGGGCTGATCCAACCGATCACGGTCCGGCGCGTCGGCGGACGCTATCAACTCATCGCCGGCGAACGACGCTTGCGCGCCGCCGGCAGGGCCGGCTGGACCGAAGTGCCGGCCCGTTTGATAGAGGCCGACGATCGACTCGCGGCCGAGTTGGCGATCGTCGAGAACTTGCAACGCAAGGATCTCAACCCGCTGGAGAAAGCCATTTCGTTTCGGCAATATATCGAGCGCTACGGCTGCACCCAGGAAGAACTCGCCGGCCGATTGGAAATAAATCGCTCGACCGTCGCCAACTTCATTCGCCTCTTGGAGCTCCCCGAGGAAGTGCAACAAGCGGTCCGCAGCGAACGGATCACCTACGGGCACGCGCGGGCCTTGCTGCCGCTCGGCGACGAGCGCGAACAAGCCGACTTCTGCCGCCGCATTCAAACCGAAGGGCTCAGCGTGCGGGCCGTCGAAGACTTCGTGCAAGACGCGATCCACGCAGCCGATGCCGATCCGAGCGACCAGCCGCTCGACGACGCGGACGGCGCTGCCGATGCGGCTCCGAAAGTCGTGCGCGTGCGGGCGACGAAGTCGAAGCAAACCGCCGCGCTCGAGCAACAGCTGCGCCTCGCGCTCGGCTGCAAAGTCGACGTGCGCCAGAGCGGTAAAGGACGCGGCAAGATCGTCGTCCACTTCCCGAACCACGCCGAATTCGAACGCCTATTCCAACAACTCGCCGGCCCGTTCCATCAAGCGCAGGCGGGGTGA
- a CDS encoding glycosyltransferase family 4 protein, giving the protein MKIGFIYDAVYPWIKGGGEKTLYELASALRDRGHECHFFGMHLWDGPPEMVREGLHYHAICPAIPLYGPNGKRTISQPLKFAWGVLTKLGRYEPESFDLFDVQAFPFFSVPAFQLARRLRFRRVPWLLTWLEVWGSDYWRRYLGTKGILGAILERRCASTAPHHLCISPNTGRRLRELLGVEAEKISVIPRGFLPPDDATLAGFRTSRMPRQVVVAGRLLSYKQVDVVVRAWPEVRRRLPDATLHIVGDGPERAGLERLAVELGLTSNDHRDDGGVRFLGQLPEREQVLGEIAAAELLLQPSAREGQSTVVLEALTLGTPVLAAVGDETAVGDFLGSGPSAQLARLEVAASPAAWAERIVQLLTNDAARGELVAMGRREVAALGWQAYIAPAVERLYQEVIARATKVAGR; this is encoded by the coding sequence GTGAAGATCGGATTCATCTACGACGCCGTCTATCCTTGGATCAAAGGAGGAGGCGAGAAGACTCTCTACGAGCTCGCCTCGGCGCTGCGCGACCGAGGGCACGAATGCCATTTCTTCGGCATGCACCTTTGGGACGGTCCGCCGGAAATGGTGCGCGAAGGGCTGCACTACCACGCGATTTGTCCCGCGATCCCGCTCTACGGGCCCAACGGCAAACGAACGATCTCGCAGCCGCTGAAGTTCGCTTGGGGTGTGTTGACGAAGCTCGGTCGCTACGAGCCGGAGTCGTTCGATTTGTTCGATGTGCAGGCGTTTCCGTTCTTTTCAGTCCCTGCGTTCCAGCTCGCGCGGCGACTCCGATTTCGTCGTGTGCCGTGGCTGCTCACTTGGCTCGAAGTCTGGGGAAGCGACTACTGGCGGCGCTATCTCGGCACGAAGGGAATTCTCGGCGCGATCCTCGAACGCCGCTGCGCGTCGACCGCGCCGCATCATCTGTGCATCTCGCCGAACACCGGCCGGCGATTGCGCGAATTGCTCGGTGTCGAGGCAGAAAAAATCTCGGTGATCCCGCGCGGGTTTCTTCCGCCCGACGATGCTACGCTCGCCGGTTTCCGAACGAGTCGAATGCCGCGTCAAGTCGTCGTCGCCGGACGATTGTTGTCTTATAAGCAGGTCGATGTCGTGGTCCGGGCATGGCCCGAGGTTCGCAGGCGACTTCCCGACGCCACGTTGCACATCGTCGGCGACGGCCCGGAGCGCGCCGGATTGGAACGACTCGCCGTGGAGCTAGGCCTGACGAGTAACGATCATCGCGACGATGGCGGGGTTCGCTTCCTCGGGCAGTTGCCGGAGCGCGAACAGGTGCTCGGCGAGATCGCGGCGGCGGAGTTGCTGTTGCAGCCTTCGGCGCGCGAGGGGCAAAGCACGGTCGTGCTCGAAGCCCTGACGCTCGGCACTCCGGTCCTCGCGGCGGTCGGCGACGAAACGGCGGTCGGCGATTTTCTCGGCTCCGGCCCGTCGGCGCAGCTGGCAAGGCTCGAGGTCGCCGCGTCGCCCGCGGCGTGGGCCGAGCGTATCGTGCAACTTCTGACCAACGATGCCGCGCGCGGCGAGCTCGTCGCGATGGGCCGGCGCGAAGTGGCCGCGCTCGGCTGGCAAGCGTATATCGCTCCCGCAGTCGAACGACTTTATCAAGAGGTGATCGCTCGCGCGACTAAGGTCGCCGGCCGATGA
- a CDS encoding glycosyltransferase family 2 protein, whose amino-acid sequence MELSVVMPCLNEELTVGTCVTKAVLTMQALGIVGEVVVVDNGSTDRSREIAEAAGARVVRHHLRGYGNALRRGFDEARGKYIVMGDADDSYDFTEIGRFVERLRGGAELVMGNRLKGKIMPGAMPWHHRWIGNPVLSGLLNFIFHTGAGDCHCGLRGFTKAGYLRMNLQMPGMELASEIVIKATKAGLRVEEIPITLHPDGRDRPPHLRSFRDGWRHLRFILMCSPLYLFVLPGLLSVTAGLAAIPAVVLAGYGVFTDRFGPNFMYTASLLAICGAHLLVFGFLAKLYTHQIDPVFVDPRITRWRERFTVERGIILGLALLLTASLIGLPVLAHWLRTWAVPSPAQWIFAGTLFVIGLEVVFTSFLVGIMELPSEQNRRG is encoded by the coding sequence ATGGAGCTCTCGGTCGTGATGCCGTGCTTGAACGAAGAGCTCACCGTCGGCACCTGCGTGACGAAAGCCGTGCTCACGATGCAGGCGCTCGGCATCGTCGGCGAGGTCGTCGTCGTCGACAACGGCTCGACCGATCGGAGCCGCGAGATTGCCGAAGCGGCCGGGGCCCGGGTCGTGCGCCATCATCTGCGCGGTTACGGCAACGCCCTGCGCCGCGGCTTCGACGAGGCCCGCGGCAAGTACATCGTGATGGGCGACGCCGACGACAGCTACGACTTCACGGAGATCGGGCGCTTCGTCGAGCGGTTGCGCGGCGGTGCCGAGTTGGTGATGGGAAACCGCCTCAAAGGGAAGATCATGCCCGGCGCGATGCCCTGGCATCATCGCTGGATCGGCAATCCGGTCTTGAGCGGCTTGCTGAATTTCATCTTCCACACCGGCGCCGGCGACTGCCATTGCGGGCTGCGCGGGTTCACCAAGGCCGGCTATTTGCGCATGAATCTGCAAATGCCCGGCATGGAACTCGCCAGCGAGATCGTCATCAAGGCGACCAAGGCCGGCCTGCGGGTCGAAGAGATTCCGATCACGCTCCATCCCGACGGTCGCGATCGCCCGCCGCACTTGCGCAGTTTTCGCGATGGTTGGCGGCACCTCCGCTTCATCTTGATGTGCAGCCCGTTGTATCTGTTCGTGCTGCCGGGCCTGCTCTCCGTAACGGCTGGGCTCGCGGCGATTCCCGCCGTCGTGCTGGCCGGCTACGGCGTCTTCACCGATCGCTTCGGCCCGAACTTCATGTACACGGCCTCGCTGCTCGCGATCTGCGGCGCGCATCTATTGGTGTTCGGATTCCTCGCGAAGTTGTACACGCACCAAATCGACCCCGTGTTCGTCGATCCGCGCATCACGCGCTGGCGCGAACGATTCACCGTCGAACGGGGCATCATTCTCGGGCTCGCCCTGCTGCTGACGGCGAGCCTGATCGGGTTGCCCGTGCTCGCGCATTGGTTGCGGACTTGGGCCGTGCCCTCGCCGGCGCAATGGATTTTTGCGGGGACGTTGTTCGTCATCGGCTTGGAAGTGGTGTTTACGAGCTTCTTGGTCGGTATCATGGAATTGCCGAGCGAACAAAATCGTCGCGGGTAA
- a CDS encoding class I SAM-dependent methyltransferase, giving the protein MSSSSKTGSPAINSPAAPAASSHARLATSRGLLRHFMADAPFQPATNFWRAIELPVLAEALPKQGRGLDVGCGDGVLTRLLAELAGAQWSLVGIDPDPAECASAVAEGLFATVHNTGADRVPEPEASFDFAFANSVLEHIPDLPPCLAEVCRCLKPGGLFLATVPSPGLHQLMRGPSFLRRISRADYLAETDRRLLHFRYPSVDDWKRMLADAGFEFVSARGYLTGPQVRRWERWTNCTGGLLYRLKGAQARPIEIQRQFGMRRALPKPLRLLAGPLAWAAGRGVLDDDATDPNETACLLVIGRRP; this is encoded by the coding sequence ATGTCTAGTTCGTCGAAAACCGGTTCACCGGCAATCAACTCGCCCGCCGCTCCTGCCGCGTCGTCGCACGCGCGACTCGCGACAAGTCGCGGTCTGCTACGACACTTCATGGCCGATGCGCCGTTTCAGCCGGCGACGAACTTCTGGCGCGCCATCGAACTGCCGGTGCTGGCGGAAGCGCTGCCGAAGCAAGGTCGAGGGCTCGATGTCGGCTGCGGCGACGGCGTGCTCACGCGCCTCTTGGCCGAGCTTGCCGGTGCCCAGTGGTCGCTCGTCGGCATCGATCCCGATCCGGCCGAGTGCGCCTCGGCCGTGGCCGAAGGGTTGTTCGCGACCGTTCACAACACGGGTGCCGATCGTGTGCCGGAGCCGGAAGCGTCGTTCGACTTCGCGTTCGCCAACAGCGTGTTGGAGCACATTCCCGATCTACCGCCGTGCCTGGCGGAAGTCTGTCGGTGCTTGAAGCCGGGCGGATTGTTTCTCGCCACCGTTCCTTCTCCCGGCTTGCATCAACTGATGCGCGGCCCGAGCTTTTTGCGTCGCATCAGCCGCGCCGACTATCTTGCCGAGACCGATCGCCGGCTGCTGCACTTCCGCTATCCGTCGGTCGACGATTGGAAGCGGATGCTCGCCGATGCCGGGTTCGAATTCGTTTCCGCTCGCGGATATCTCACCGGTCCGCAAGTTCGGCGCTGGGAACGGTGGACGAATTGCACCGGCGGCCTGCTCTATCGGCTCAAAGGTGCGCAGGCCCGACCGATCGAGATCCAACGCCAGTTCGGCATGCGCCGCGCGCTGCCGAAGCCGCTTCGGTTGCTTGCCGGCCCATTGGCTTGGGCCGCCGGGCGCGGAGTTCTCGACGACGACGCGACCGACCCGAACGAGACTGCGTGCTTGCTCGTCATCGGCCGGCGACCTTAG
- a CDS encoding type II toxin-antitoxin system VapC family toxin, translated as MKLVLDASVALKFVLNERDSLIARKLQDEFRRGVHELITPDVFPVEVGNALTSAERKKLIPDGFAAILFADALDPAPVYIHRYR; from the coding sequence ATGAAACTCGTTCTCGATGCTTCGGTCGCGCTCAAGTTCGTGCTGAACGAGCGCGACTCCTTAATCGCCCGTAAACTACAAGACGAATTTCGACGCGGGGTCCATGAGCTGATTACCCCGGATGTCTTTCCTGTCGAAGTCGGCAACGCGCTCACGAGTGCCGAGCGAAAGAAACTGATTCCCGACGGCTTTGCGGCTATTCTTTTCGCCGACGCCCTGGATCCGGCGCCTGTCTACATCCATCGCTACCGCTGA
- a CDS encoding DUF1015 domain-containing protein, producing MPDITPFRGLRYDLGHVGSLSNVICPPYDVIGPEFQDALYKKHPANFVRVELNRDEPGDSEADNKYSRAAKFLKNWRKEGVLFQEPQSAIYVYHQTFDYAGRTHTRRGFMCRVKLERFGEGKIYPHEETLSGPKADRLLLTKACKANLSQIFGLFPDADNEAQNIVEMAIAGSPAVEAEDHNGVKHRMWTLTNLDVIAKVQEVMGPKPVFIADGHHRYETACNYRDELAAAAGGSLPSGHPANYVLMQCVGMNDPGLLVLPTHRLFRGLPAMTSAELIAKLGDNFTTRVAGEGADLASVVWDEIEQEEEQGTLGFYTNKDQRWVLARITPAGREQMARIAAEHSEPWQELGVAILHRLVVETLLNGKDLPKPKYVHTIAEVVESLEAGDVGGRDATGVMSSGGQFEVSALVMPATVDHIRVISEHAERMPAKSTYFYPKLLGGMVVNPLE from the coding sequence ATGCCCGACATCACTCCCTTTCGCGGTCTTCGATACGATCTCGGTCACGTCGGTTCGCTGAGCAACGTCATCTGTCCGCCGTACGACGTCATCGGGCCCGAGTTTCAAGACGCGCTCTATAAGAAGCATCCGGCGAACTTCGTGCGCGTCGAGTTGAACCGCGACGAACCGGGCGATAGCGAAGCCGACAACAAGTATTCCCGCGCTGCGAAGTTCCTCAAGAACTGGCGCAAGGAAGGGGTCTTGTTCCAAGAGCCGCAGAGCGCGATCTACGTCTACCACCAGACGTTCGATTACGCCGGCCGCACGCACACGCGCCGCGGATTCATGTGTCGCGTGAAGCTCGAGCGGTTCGGCGAAGGGAAGATCTACCCGCACGAAGAAACCCTCAGCGGCCCGAAGGCCGATCGACTGTTGCTCACGAAGGCTTGCAAGGCGAACCTCTCGCAGATCTTCGGCCTGTTCCCCGACGCCGACAACGAAGCGCAGAACATCGTCGAGATGGCGATCGCGGGCAGCCCGGCCGTCGAAGCGGAAGATCACAACGGCGTGAAGCACCGGATGTGGACGCTGACGAACCTCGACGTCATCGCCAAGGTGCAAGAAGTGATGGGCCCGAAGCCGGTCTTCATCGCCGACGGCCACCATCGCTACGAGACGGCCTGCAACTATCGCGACGAACTCGCCGCAGCCGCCGGCGGCTCGCTCCCCTCCGGTCATCCGGCGAATTACGTCCTCATGCAATGCGTCGGCATGAACGATCCCGGCTTGCTCGTGCTCCCGACGCACCGCCTATTCCGTGGTCTGCCGGCCATGACCTCGGCGGAGCTCATCGCCAAGCTCGGCGACAACTTCACGACCCGCGTCGCCGGCGAAGGGGCCGATCTCGCGTCGGTCGTCTGGGACGAGATCGAACAAGAAGAAGAACAAGGAACGCTCGGCTTCTACACGAACAAGGACCAGCGTTGGGTCTTGGCCCGCATTACGCCGGCCGGTCGCGAGCAAATGGCTCGGATCGCCGCGGAACATAGCGAGCCGTGGCAAGAGCTCGGCGTAGCGATCCTCCATCGGCTCGTCGTCGAGACGTTGCTGAATGGTAAGGACTTGCCGAAGCCCAAGTACGTCCACACCATTGCCGAGGTCGTCGAAAGCCTGGAAGCCGGCGACGTCGGCGGACGGGATGCGACCGGCGTGATGAGCTCCGGCGGCCAGTTCGAAGTCTCCGCCTTGGTCATGCCGGCCACGGTCGACCACATTCGGGTCATCAGCGAGCACGCCGAACGGATGCCCGCGAAGAGCACCTACTTCTACCCGAAGCTTCTAGGCGGCATGGTCGTGAACCCGCTGGAGTAA
- a CDS encoding RidA family protein, producing the protein MAENFELNRRGFLKSGTTALALGSRLGLNPLGTATAADEAELVAASIDADPATGTATAVVVGNWPLVHTEQTAVAGAASLTHQLNDLLDAVGKQLAGAGASLDDVVKLNFYLSPQVAAADIEKVLAKRFPGALKPAVCFAAGKLSAVGADVSVDAVAVLRKQVAPGVVLRTPGAAVLPPLDKLYVSGDARPGKLAEATLGTLAGLEQSLKFAKLDWSHVVQLKSFLQPIDAADEVRSVMKGYFGDRPLPVLTFVEWSSGSYPIEIELIAAAPRGDAAAPASELEFLLPPGMTPSPVFSRAALVHSPKTIYVSGLYGDKQPDAPGRIREIFAQLASVLKRTESDLNHLAKATYYVADDVSSKELNKIRPEFYDPKRPPAASKAMVTGVGRAGHHITLDMIAVPRAAKTAAGDNK; encoded by the coding sequence ATGGCGGAAAACTTCGAACTGAATCGCCGCGGCTTTCTCAAGTCGGGCACCACGGCACTCGCTCTCGGCAGCAGACTCGGGCTGAATCCGCTCGGCACCGCAACAGCCGCCGACGAAGCCGAATTGGTAGCAGCGTCGATCGACGCTGATCCCGCGACCGGCACCGCGACCGCCGTGGTGGTCGGAAACTGGCCGCTCGTTCACACCGAGCAAACGGCCGTCGCCGGTGCTGCGAGCCTTACGCACCAACTCAACGATCTGCTCGATGCCGTCGGCAAGCAACTCGCCGGTGCAGGGGCATCGCTCGACGATGTCGTGAAGCTCAACTTCTATCTCTCGCCGCAGGTTGCCGCCGCGGACATCGAAAAAGTCTTAGCCAAGCGATTTCCCGGCGCGCTCAAACCGGCCGTCTGTTTTGCGGCGGGCAAGCTGAGCGCGGTCGGTGCCGATGTGAGCGTGGATGCCGTCGCGGTTTTGCGGAAGCAAGTCGCACCCGGCGTAGTGCTTCGAACACCGGGCGCAGCCGTGTTGCCGCCGCTGGACAAGCTTTACGTCTCCGGCGATGCCCGACCCGGAAAGCTGGCGGAAGCGACCCTCGGAACGCTCGCAGGCCTGGAACAGTCGCTCAAGTTTGCGAAGCTCGATTGGTCGCACGTCGTGCAATTGAAGTCGTTTCTGCAGCCGATCGACGCGGCCGACGAAGTCCGCTCGGTGATGAAGGGCTATTTCGGCGATCGCCCGTTGCCGGTGCTGACCTTCGTCGAATGGAGTTCGGGCTCGTATCCGATCGAGATCGAACTCATCGCGGCAGCGCCGCGCGGCGATGCCGCCGCGCCGGCGAGCGAGCTGGAATTTCTGCTGCCGCCGGGAATGACTCCGTCGCCGGTCTTCAGTCGCGCGGCACTCGTTCACAGCCCGAAGACGATCTATGTCTCAGGTCTTTACGGCGACAAGCAACCCGACGCGCCGGGCCGAATTCGGGAGATTTTCGCGCAGCTCGCGTCCGTTCTGAAACGAACCGAGAGCGACTTGAACCACCTGGCGAAGGCGACCTATTACGTGGCCGACGACGTTTCCAGCAAAGAGCTGAATAAGATTCGTCCCGAGTTTTACGACCCGAAACGTCCCCCTGCGGCTAGCAAAGCGATGGTGACCGGAGTCGGCCGAGCGGGGCATCACATCACGCTGGACATGATCGCCGTGCCGCGGGCCGCGAAAACAGCCGCCGGCGATAATAAATAA
- a CDS encoding DUF5076 domain-containing protein, translating to MNDPRRLLIPEPIASDLGSYELLSGWARNGKVSVMTRTGTGLDQQPEIWGEILVAIAENIALSIKDVTGANPDVTLATIKESLERHW from the coding sequence GTGAACGATCCGCGCCGCCTCTTGATTCCGGAGCCCATTGCAAGCGATCTCGGGTCATACGAATTGCTTTCCGGTTGGGCACGTAATGGAAAAGTCTCCGTAATGACACGTACAGGTACTGGGCTCGATCAACAACCGGAGATTTGGGGCGAGATTCTTGTTGCGATCGCAGAAAACATCGCCCTTTCAATCAAAGACGTTACGGGAGCAAATCCAGACGTCACCTTGGCAACAATCAAGGAATCTCTCGAACGTCACTGGTAA
- a CDS encoding cation:proton antiporter codes for MHNLDLIMTLTGGLAAALLLGYLARLLQLSPMVGYLIAGIAVGPYTPGFNADHGLTEQLAEVGIILMMFSVGMHFHPQKLWSVRRVAVPGAFVQSFVATILGAIVARAFGWSWGTGLVFGLAVSVASTVVLMRVLADNRDLHNPTGHIAIGWLVVEDIFTVVILVLLPAIFGGDEVGAAAIGKALLITAIKIGVLVSATFVLGGRIIPWLLNQAAATRSQELFTLTVLVVVLGVAVGSTKLFGVSMALGAFLAGMVVGRSEFSLRAAAEALPMRDAFAVLFFVSVGMLFEPRFLLDYPLLIAATTAVVLIGKPLAALGIVLLLGYPLRTALAISVALAQIGEFSFILATAGKELGILPTEATNALVATAIISIALNPILYRFVDPFELWLRRSTRFGAQLAARDVRVALADPDENKVRSTDPRHRAIIVGYGPVGQTVVRLLQQYEIEPTVIDLNLNVVRGLKERGIRAIYGDASQIEILKAAEIEDTGSFFLSSNSMNHSEEVIRQARILNPKIRVLARTVYVREVPILLDAGAELVFSGEGEVALSVAEAILRDLGATFEQIEEERQRVRDEYLRPHPQAQPPVGTSPTPQGAATASPPASGSDAGKVEP; via the coding sequence ATGCATAACCTCGACCTGATCATGACCCTGACCGGCGGCTTGGCTGCCGCCCTGCTGCTTGGCTACTTGGCCCGACTGTTGCAGCTTTCGCCGATGGTCGGCTATTTGATCGCCGGAATCGCCGTCGGTCCGTATACGCCCGGCTTCAATGCCGATCACGGGCTCACCGAGCAATTGGCCGAAGTCGGCATCATCTTGATGATGTTCAGCGTCGGGATGCATTTTCATCCTCAGAAGTTGTGGTCGGTGCGGCGCGTCGCCGTGCCGGGCGCGTTCGTGCAAAGTTTCGTCGCCACGATCCTCGGGGCGATCGTCGCTCGCGCGTTCGGCTGGAGTTGGGGAACCGGGCTCGTGTTCGGCCTGGCGGTTTCCGTCGCCAGCACCGTCGTGCTGATGCGCGTGCTGGCCGATAATCGCGATCTGCACAACCCGACGGGCCACATCGCGATCGGCTGGTTGGTGGTCGAAGACATTTTTACGGTCGTCATTCTCGTCTTGCTGCCGGCGATCTTCGGCGGCGACGAGGTCGGAGCCGCCGCGATCGGCAAGGCGCTGCTGATCACGGCGATCAAGATCGGCGTGCTCGTGAGTGCGACGTTCGTCCTCGGAGGCCGCATCATTCCGTGGTTGCTCAACCAAGCGGCGGCGACCCGATCGCAGGAGCTGTTCACGCTCACGGTGCTGGTCGTCGTGCTCGGCGTGGCCGTGGGCTCGACGAAGTTGTTCGGCGTTTCGATGGCGCTCGGCGCGTTTCTGGCCGGCATGGTCGTCGGGCGTTCCGAGTTCAGCTTGCGCGCGGCGGCGGAAGCGTTGCCGATGCGCGACGCGTTTGCCGTGTTGTTCTTCGTTTCGGTTGGGATGTTGTTCGAGCCCCGGTTCTTGCTCGACTACCCGTTGCTGATCGCCGCGACCACGGCCGTCGTGTTGATCGGCAAGCCGTTGGCGGCGCTGGGAATCGTCTTGCTCTTGGGCTATCCGCTTCGGACGGCGCTGGCGATTTCCGTGGCCTTGGCGCAGATCGGAGAATTCTCCTTCATCCTCGCCACAGCCGGCAAGGAGCTCGGCATCTTGCCGACCGAGGCGACCAATGCGCTCGTCGCCACGGCGATCATCTCGATCGCGCTTAATCCGATCTTGTATCGGTTCGTCGACCCGTTCGAGCTTTGGCTCCGCCGCAGCACGCGGTTCGGCGCGCAACTGGCTGCGCGCGATGTGCGCGTCGCGCTCGCGGACCCTGACGAGAATAAAGTCCGTTCGACCGATCCTCGGCATCGGGCCATCATCGTCGGCTACGGACCGGTCGGACAGACCGTCGTTCGGCTGTTGCAGCAATACGAGATCGAGCCGACCGTGATCGACCTGAACCTCAACGTCGTGCGCGGCTTGAAGGAGCGCGGCATTCGGGCTATCTACGGCGATGCGAGTCAGATCGAGATTTTGAAAGCCGCCGAGATCGAAGACACTGGCAGCTTTTTTCTCAGCTCCAACAGCATGAACCACAGCGAAGAAGTGATCCGGCAGGCGCGGATCTTGAACCCTAAGATTCGGGTGCTGGCGCGCACGGTTTACGTGCGCGAGGTTCCGATCTTGCTTGATGCCGGCGCCGAGTTGGTGTTCTCGGGCGAAGGGGAAGTCGCGCTGTCGGTCGCCGAAGCGATCTTGCGCGATCTCGGGGCGACGTTCGAGCAGATCGAAGAAGAACGCCAGCGCGTACGCGACGAGTATCTGAGGCCGCATCCGCAGGCTCAGCCGCCGGTCGGAACGAGTCCGACGCCGCAGGGTGCGGCAACGGCGAGCCCTCCGGCAAGCGGCTCGGATGCCGGCAAAGTCGAGCCTTAA